In a single window of the Ruminococcus albus 7 = DSM 20455 genome:
- the tnpA gene encoding IS66 family insertion sequence element accessory protein TnpA: MDKTTSITTIKKEMQLQEWSAQIKAQQASGLTIREWCKEKGIKPNTYYNRLRKVRRKVYRKFSDHRSCISSLLKRKYPH; the protein is encoded by the coding sequence ATGGACAAAACAACATCCATCACAACAATCAAAAAAGAAATGCAGCTTCAGGAATGGTCTGCGCAGATCAAAGCACAGCAGGCAAGCGGTCTGACGATCCGGGAATGGTGCAAAGAAAAAGGGATCAAGCCAAACACGTATTACAACCGCCTAAGAAAAGTTCGTAGAAAAGTATATCGAAAATTCTCCGACCATCGTTCCTGTATCAGTTCCTTGCTCAAACGAAAATATCCGCATTGA
- a CDS encoding relaxase/mobilization nuclease domain-containing protein, whose product MQSYSCRADSIGAAADFRAVRAGGTERTQILAHHIVQSFAPDEVTPEQALQIGEELCDRFLQGNYQYVLAVHTDKSHTHCHIIFNNTNLYNGLSFTYEHNQGKVKDRSWAQLRAISDELCKEHGISVIEPKAKGVSHFERDMQLQGKSWKDKLRAKIAEVAFYSKDFADFLRNCSASGIEYVYKPQNKVKLKFRLSGEGQQKFTRAETLGEDYTAERIAEQIEQIQKAKSAMERLAEKKNPEKAVAPPKPTVTPKTEPTPTVTAPTKPTKSKGLTSEEFFALLDERSAEITPAPKPTTVANEPESNLSVMTEEEYIKILNEQDRQAQAEKKATPPADPWAEIRGMGRANEIIADLESGGVTSYHVLASFFYKGGHPDDHTDELAELKKKYTAIDTLIAKMKHRDELAPVYKEYQGKSGWFQSRFKKKNAAAIEDYEETAKYIKEHRQPYLVDGKPPTMLDLLEKSNKLKSKYNSLLPEHTAFVTKRDTAKKYVRQVRNYMNEEHNRREREKYRQKKLTQQKNKNYLE is encoded by the coding sequence GTGCAGTCTTATTCCTGCCGAGCCGACAGCATCGGTGCTGCCGCCGACTTCCGAGCCGTCAGAGCAGGCGGCACAGAACGAACACAAATTCTCGCACACCACATAGTCCAGAGTTTCGCTCCTGATGAAGTGACACCCGAACAAGCCTTGCAGATCGGAGAGGAATTGTGCGACCGTTTCTTACAAGGCAACTATCAATATGTGCTTGCCGTTCACACAGACAAGTCCCATACCCATTGTCACATCATTTTCAACAACACAAATCTCTACAACGGGCTTAGTTTTACCTACGAACACAATCAAGGCAAGGTAAAGGACAGGTCATGGGCGCAGTTACGGGCTATTTCGGACGAGCTATGCAAGGAACACGGCATATCTGTAATTGAACCGAAAGCGAAAGGCGTATCTCATTTTGAACGTGATATGCAGTTGCAGGGCAAGTCGTGGAAAGACAAACTCCGAGCCAAGATTGCCGAAGTCGCATTTTACAGCAAGGACTTTGCAGATTTTCTCCGCAATTGTTCTGCAAGCGGTATCGAGTATGTTTACAAGCCACAGAACAAAGTCAAGCTGAAGTTCAGACTTTCGGGCGAGGGACAGCAGAAATTCACAAGAGCCGAAACGCTGGGCGAAGACTACACCGCAGAGCGAATAGCCGAGCAGATAGAGCAGATACAGAAAGCAAAGTCTGCTATGGAAAGGCTTGCTGAAAAGAAAAATCCCGAAAAGGCTGTTGCACCGCCCAAACCTACGGTCACACCCAAGACCGAGCCGACACCGACAGTTACCGCACCGACTAAGCCAACCAAGAGCAAAGGACTCACAAGCGAGGAATTCTTTGCACTTCTTGACGAGAGGTCAGCCGAGATCACTCCTGCACCCAAACCGACAACTGTTGCGAACGAACCTGAAAGCAATCTCAGCGTTATGACCGAGGAGGAATATATCAAAATCCTCAACGAGCAGGATAGGCAGGCGCAGGCAGAAAAGAAAGCAACACCACCTGCCGACCCGTGGGCAGAGATTCGTGGTATGGGCAGAGCCAATGAAATTATCGCAGACCTTGAATCGGGCGGTGTGACTTCATATCATGTGCTTGCGAGTTTCTTTTACAAGGGCGGTCACCCTGATGACCACACGGACGAACTTGCGGAGCTGAAAAAGAAATACACAGCTATCGACACACTTATCGCCAAGATGAAACACCGTGACGAGCTTGCACCTGTCTACAAGGAGTATCAAGGCAAATCGGGCTGGTTTCAGAGCCGTTTCAAGAAGAAAAACGCCGCCGCTATCGAGGATTATGAGGAAACAGCCAAGTACATCAAGGAGCATAGACAGCCCTATCTTGTTGACGGCAAACCGCCGACAATGCTTGACCTTTTGGAGAAGTCCAACAAGCTGAAATCGAAGTATAACAGTCTTCTCCCTGAACACACGGCATTTGTCACCAAGCGTGATACAGCGAAGAAGTATGTCCGACAGGTCAGAAACTATATGAACGAAGAACACAACAGGCGTGAGCGTGAGAAATACAGGCAGAAGAAGCTCACCCAGCAGAAAAACAAAAACTATCTGGAATAA
- a CDS encoding transposon-encoded TnpW family protein encodes MNETTTAAVAVSGSVSEYHIGHTIYRVKTVFNPAFRQSLSDILARLITADCEKMLSDNEQEQDKQAV; translated from the coding sequence ATGAATGAAACAACAACTGCCGCTGTTGCGGTATCGGGAAGTGTGTCCGAGTATCATATCGGGCATACGATTTACAGAGTGAAAACCGTCTTTAACCCAGCTTTTCGGCAAAGCCTGAGCGACATTCTCGCAAGGCTCATAACGGCTGACTGCGAGAAAATGCTCAGTGATAATGAACAGGAACAGGACAAGCAGGCTGTGTGA
- the tnpB gene encoding IS66 family insertion sequence element accessory protein TnpB (TnpB, as the term is used for proteins encoded by IS66 family insertion elements, is considered an accessory protein, since TnpC, encoded by a neighboring gene, is a DDE family transposase.) — protein sequence MLNDLAADAQVYLVTGYTDLRRGIDGLATIVQAQLRLDPFSKALFLFCGRRCDRIKGLLWEGDGFLLLYKRLDNGRFQWPRSETEAVMLTSQQIRWLLEGLKIEQPKAIREGKPGALY from the coding sequence ATGCTGAATGATCTGGCAGCGGACGCACAGGTCTATCTTGTTACGGGATACACCGACCTTCGACGCGGGATAGACGGACTTGCGACTATCGTTCAGGCTCAGCTTCGACTTGACCCGTTCTCGAAAGCATTGTTTTTGTTCTGCGGCAGACGTTGTGACCGCATCAAAGGTCTGCTGTGGGAGGGCGATGGTTTTCTGCTGTTGTACAAGCGCCTTGACAACGGAAGATTCCAGTGGCCGCGCAGTGAGACCGAAGCAGTAATGCTCACATCTCAGCAAATTCGCTGGCTTCTGGAAGGCTTGAAAATAGAGCAGCCGAAGGCTATCCGTGAGGGAAAGCCGGGGGCGCTGTATTAA
- a CDS encoding plasmid mobilization protein, with product METEKKKRGRPPKRKVMEFEGMTYEGAINNALDKEVRAELDDTLAHKSEDELSNDERKYLKRKREKKSYTLNVRFTESEMQDILAKCEQYGYKNKTEYIRDCVRARVDLTPDRTEIAETNRLMKRIGANINQILVRLYSTGHIYAEDITEIKRGVNEIWHTLLSIQSRQQTGRRLTTSPEVIRPSTAYMCSLIPAEPTASVLPPTSEPSEQAAQNEHKFSHTT from the coding sequence ATGGAAACCGAGAAAAAGAAGCGGGGCAGACCGCCTAAACGCAAGGTTATGGAGTTCGAGGGCATGACCTATGAGGGAGCAATCAACAACGCTCTGGACAAAGAGGTCAGAGCCGAGCTTGACGATACCCTTGCACACAAGTCCGAGGACGAGCTTTCCAACGATGAACGCAAGTACCTGAAACGCAAGAGGGAGAAGAAGTCATACACGCTGAATGTTCGCTTTACGGAATCGGAAATGCAGGATATTCTTGCGAAGTGTGAGCAGTACGGCTATAAAAACAAAACGGAGTATATCCGTGACTGTGTTCGTGCAAGGGTTGATCTCACACCCGACCGCACCGAGATTGCTGAAACCAACAGGCTTATGAAGCGTATCGGAGCGAACATCAATCAGATACTTGTCCGACTTTACAGCACAGGTCACATCTATGCCGAGGATATTACCGAGATAAAGAGAGGGGTTAATGAAATTTGGCATACACTTCTATCCATTCAATCAAGGCAACAGACTGGGCGGCGCTTGACTACATCACCCGAAGTGATAAGACCATCAACGGCTTATATGTGCAGTCTTATTCCTGCCGAGCCGACAGCATCGGTGCTGCCGCCGACTTCCGAGCCGTCAGAGCAGGCGGCACAGAACGAACACAAATTCTCGCACACCACATAG
- a CDS encoding polymorphic toxin-type HINT domain-containing protein: MVAAGDLAVGDEIYQLDGSIAVVTGSQFEKLDVPVKVYNLEVEDFHSYFVGDVPVLVHNYGNDEHLPTYNTPGTGPLNKYDEYGNIIQTKYYDEYGRQIGWVDFTDHGYPDVHTIPHWHEVIYNVIFPDGKIINHRMDPNPPF, translated from the coding sequence TTGGTTGCCGCAGGTGACTTGGCTGTTGGTGATGAGATTTATCAGCTTGACGGTTCAATTGCTGTTGTTACTGGTTCGCAGTTTGAAAAGCTTGATGTGCCTGTTAAGGTTTATAATCTTGAGGTTGAGGATTTCCATTCCTATTTTGTTGGTGATGTGCCGGTTTTGGTGCATAACTATGGGAATGATGAACATCTGCCAACATATAATACGCCAGGAACTGGACCATTAAATAAATACGACGAATACGGTAATATTATCCAAACAAAGTATTATGACGAGTATGGTAGGCAAATAGGTTGGGTCGATTTTACCGATCATGGGTATCCTGATGTCCATACAATACCACATTGGCACGAAGTGATTTATAATGTTATTTTCCCAGATGGAAAAATAATCAATCATAGAATGGATCCAAATCCACCATTTTAA
- the tnpC gene encoding IS66 family transposase, with amino-acid sequence MHRQEKDFNSKNIPLLKATMSNWVGTAAEKWCLPIVEKMHEMLIAGQMIHADETTVQVLHEEGRKPTTTSRMWVYCNGKMNDRSIIIFDYQPTRKGEHASNFLKGFIGYLICDGYDAYNAVEGAKRCGCMTHARRGFIQALPNDQKLHSTSVAAKAVEYFNKIYHEENLLADSSTEYRYKQRLVKVKPLLDEFFAWLENVQVSGKGKLTDAVRYALNERKYLYTFLENGDVPIDNNRAENAIRPFALGRKNWLFSNTANGARSSATLYSIISTAQANGVDAEKYLTELFSQPAGTILLPWREENET; translated from the coding sequence CTGCACCGTCAGGAAAAGGACTTTAATTCCAAAAACATACCTCTGCTCAAAGCGACTATGTCTAATTGGGTAGGCACTGCTGCCGAAAAATGGTGTTTGCCGATTGTGGAGAAAATGCATGAGATGCTTATCGCAGGGCAGATGATCCATGCCGATGAAACGACCGTTCAGGTGCTTCACGAGGAAGGCCGAAAGCCTACCACGACATCAAGAATGTGGGTCTACTGCAACGGCAAAATGAATGACAGGAGCATCATCATTTTCGATTATCAGCCGACACGAAAGGGTGAGCACGCCTCGAATTTCCTGAAAGGATTTATCGGCTATCTTATCTGTGACGGATACGATGCCTACAATGCAGTCGAGGGTGCTAAGCGATGCGGCTGTATGACTCATGCAAGGCGTGGTTTTATTCAGGCTCTTCCGAACGACCAAAAGCTGCACAGCACTTCTGTTGCGGCAAAGGCAGTAGAATATTTCAACAAGATATATCACGAAGAAAATCTGCTTGCCGACAGCTCCACAGAATACAGATATAAACAGCGCCTTGTGAAGGTAAAGCCTTTGCTTGACGAGTTTTTTGCGTGGCTTGAAAATGTTCAGGTCAGTGGTAAGGGCAAGCTGACAGATGCAGTAAGATATGCGTTGAATGAACGGAAATATCTTTACACGTTTCTTGAAAACGGAGACGTGCCTATCGACAACAACAGAGCCGAAAACGCAATAAGACCGTTTGCGTTAGGCCGAAAAAATTGGCTGTTTTCAAATACAGCAAACGGAGCCAGATCAAGTGCAACGCTGTATTCGATCATTTCAACTGCACAGGCGAACGGTGTTGATGCTGAGAAATACCTGACCGAGCTGTTTTCACAGCCTGCGGGGACGATATTATTACCATGGAGGGAAGAAAATGAAACTTAG
- a CDS encoding recombinase family protein produces MSKIGYIRVSTEHQETARQQEIMCDYQVDRIFSEKLSGANTDRPQLRAMLDYVREGDTLYIESISRLGRSTKDLLNIIDTLTEKGVTLISHKEKIDTDTPAGKFMLTVFAALSQLEREQLKQRQREGIEIAKAQGKYTGRKPIPTDWTRFGQLYGEWKSKHITGRDFMRRMDMSANTFYRRVREYERKRITPSTYPTEV; encoded by the coding sequence ATGAGCAAAATCGGATACATCAGAGTTTCCACCGAACATCAGGAGACGGCAAGACAGCAGGAGATCATGTGCGACTATCAGGTTGACCGCATCTTCTCCGAGAAGCTATCAGGAGCGAACACAGACCGCCCTCAGCTCAGGGCTATGCTGGACTATGTGCGTGAGGGCGATACTCTCTATATCGAGAGCATCAGCCGTCTCGGACGCTCCACGAAAGACTTGCTGAACATCATCGACACCCTGACGGAAAAGGGTGTTACCCTTATCAGCCACAAGGAGAAAATTGACACCGACACGCCTGCGGGTAAATTTATGTTGACTGTGTTCGCTGCACTCTCTCAGTTGGAGCGTGAGCAGCTTAAACAGCGACAGCGTGAGGGCATCGAGATCGCTAAGGCACAGGGCAAGTACACCGGGCGAAAGCCTATCCCCACCGACTGGACGAGGTTCGGGCAGCTCTATGGGGAATGGAAATCAAAGCACATCACGGGGCGTGATTTTATGCGGAGAATGGATATGTCGGCAAATACCTTTTACCGCCGTGTGCGTGAGTATGAACGTAAGCGTATAACCCCCAGCACCTACCCCACCGAAGTCTAA
- a CDS encoding IS66 family transposase zinc-finger binding domain-containing protein: MSEPNMTSEIVSLRNENAVLKEELALANQQLAWFRKQIFGRKTEQTSVVMEKEFGVQLSMFGNNEEKSAAKSAETITVPEHKRKKKRTHDEWMNNLPVKEEHHKIDNPVCEICGAEMEELTPEKAYDELIFTPPKYHIRRHIVHKYKCPECGEKPEERDEPCHIIRAPYPHAMIPGSYCSPELLAHIIYENMQSQYLCTVRKRTLIPKTYLCSKRLCLIG, from the coding sequence ATGTCCGAACCAAATATGACATCGGAAATTGTATCGCTCCGTAATGAAAACGCTGTTCTCAAGGAAGAACTAGCACTTGCCAATCAGCAGTTAGCGTGGTTCAGAAAGCAGATATTCGGAAGAAAAACAGAGCAGACATCTGTTGTTATGGAAAAGGAGTTCGGTGTTCAGCTTTCCATGTTCGGAAACAATGAAGAAAAATCCGCAGCTAAATCTGCCGAAACAATTACTGTTCCCGAACACAAGCGCAAGAAAAAACGCACTCACGATGAATGGATGAACAATCTGCCTGTAAAAGAAGAACATCACAAAATTGACAACCCGGTATGCGAAATATGCGGCGCCGAAATGGAAGAACTGACTCCCGAAAAGGCTTACGATGAACTTATATTTACGCCGCCAAAATATCATATCCGCAGGCATATAGTACATAAGTACAAGTGTCCCGAGTGCGGAGAAAAGCCCGAAGAAAGGGACGAACCTTGTCATATCATCCGTGCGCCATATCCTCACGCTATGATCCCGGGAAGCTATTGCTCTCCCGAACTTCTGGCTCATATCATCTACGAAAATATGCAAAGTCAGTACCTCTGCACCGTCAGGAAAAGGACTTTAATTCCAAAAACATACCTCTGCTCAAAGCGACTATGTCTAATTGGGTAG